The Desulfotomaculum sp. nucleotide sequence AAAAGTCGATGTGAATTTCAATAAAGTGTATAAAATGCAACCCGCTTAAGCAGGTTATTTAAGGAGGGTCATTGTTGACTTTTTCTGAGTTGGAGTCGAAAACTCTGCAAGAATTGTACAAAATCGCCAAAGAATTGGAGATTCCGGGTTATTCAAGGTTCCGGAAAAAAGAGCTGGTTTTTGAGATTATCAAAGCGCAAACTGAGAAAACCGGGCTGATTTACGCACAAGGTGTGCTGGAGATCCTGCCGGACGGTTTTGGGTTTTTAAGGCCGTTTTGGTATTTTCAGAGCCAGGATGATATCTACGTTTCGTCTTCACAAATCAGGCGCTTCGACTTAAGGACCGGAGATCTTGTCGCGGGACAGGTACGCGGCCCCAAAGACAGCGAGCGTTATTTCGCTCTTTTAAGGGTTGAACAGGTAAACAGTTATAATGCGGAAAGCGCCTCGGAAAGGCTGCATTTTGACGGCTTAACGCCTTTATATCCCCAGGAGCGGATCAAGCTGGAAACACATCCGGGGGGTTACTCGGCAAGGATTATTGACCTGCTTGCTCCCCTCGGCAAAGGGCAAAGAGGATTAATCGTAGCCCCTCCGAAGGCCGGGAAAACGACTTTGCTGAAGGATATTGCCAACAGCATCAGCAGGAACCATCCGGAAATTAAACTAATGGTCCTGCTTGTTGACGAGAGGCCCGAAGAAGTAACCGACATAGAACGTTCGGTAAAAGGCGAAGTAGTCAGCTCCACTTTTGATGAACCTCCGGAAAACCACGTCAAAGTTGCCGAAATGGTACTGGAAAGGGCGAAACGCCTGGTCGAACACCATGAAGACGTGGTTATTCTTTTAGACAGCATAACCCGACTTGCACGGGCTCACAACCTGGTTGTTCCGCCAAGCGGGCGTACTTTGAGCGGCGGTATGGATCCAGCCGCGCTTCATAAAC carries:
- a CDS encoding transcription termination factor Rho; translation: MTFSELESKTLQELYKIAKELEIPGYSRFRKKELVFEIIKAQTEKTGLIYAQGVLEILPDGFGFLRPFWYFQSQDDIYVSSSQIRRFDLRTGDLVAGQVRGPKDSERYFALLRVEQVNSYNAESASERLHFDGLTPLYPQERIKLETHPGGYSARIIDLLAPLGKGQRGLIVAPPKAGKTTLLKDIANSISRNHPEIKLMVLLVDERPEEVTDIERSVKGEVVSSTFDEPPENHVKVAEMVLERAKRLVEHHEDVVILLDSITRLARAHNLVVPPSGRTLSGGMDPAALHKPKRFFGAARKIEEGGSMTIMATALIETGSRMDDVIFEEFKGTGNMELILDRRLAERRIFPAIDVQRSGTRKEELLLSKEELDWMWYFRKATVNMAPWEAMEMMLDRMKKIKTNEEILQQFQNAVRKVGPVVTPDRPPDIRRELSS